One genomic segment of Anguilla anguilla isolate fAngAng1 chromosome 2, fAngAng1.pri, whole genome shotgun sequence includes these proteins:
- the LOC118220741 gene encoding protein NYNRIN-like — translation MRLLKAYNGAHPVTGYAVNWSSRGFLTSSGTPIKNGGVVQNLITASKLPNKLAVVKVKAHTKGQDAISLGNHWADEAAKAAALNDSLPTYKIAAIDMSGPTNIDIAKLQDACTRAEKWTWIENACTLNDDNIWHTQDGKVVAPQSILSLLCEVYHGIAHNGERTMRHNMSLHWWSPKMTKVMKDFIRRCIICAKSNQGPKIKVMMKHQPRPTGPFQQIQMDFIRPLPKSHGKEHCLVLIDHFTRWVEVYPVACANAATTAKIIASEFCPRWGLPCYIDSDQGTHFTGKVMKQVCSYLGIKQKFHCPYHPQSSGLVERTNRTLKEKLTKVLLSKGGSWVQGLPAALMAMRATPNAVTELSPYELVTGRAMSLAPGLCKGSEDSLIVGDALLKYCQNLNEAVKNLTSQALSLQTLKDKQKEGGQESQTYEPGQWVMIRAPHPRSFQPRWQGPHQVLLTSETALRVTGIPVWIHQSRTKPCPSPEDLKRPEELPATDDCSLHESGANVPIFSHTQPN, via the coding sequence ATGAGATTACTGAAAGCTTACAATGGGGCCCACCCAGTTACAGGATATGCAGTTAACTGGTCATCTCGGGGTTTCCTGACTTCATCAGGTACCCCGATAAAAAATGGGGGGGTTGTTCAGAATCTCATAACTGCCTCTAAACTACCAAACAAACTAGCAGTTGTAAAAGTGAAAGCGCACACTAAAGGACAAGATGCAATCAGCTTGGGTAACCACTGGGCAGATGAAGCTGCCAAAGCAGCAGCTTTAAATGACTCCCTGCCTACTTACAAAATTGCAGCTATTGACATGTCGGGTCCAACTAACATTGACATAGCTAAACTACAGGATGCCTGTACAAGAGCTGAAAAATGGACGTGgattgaaaatgcatgcactCTTAATGATGACAACATTTGGCACACACAGGACGGGAAAGTTGTTGCCCCTCAGAGCATCCTTTCATTGCTTTGTGAAGTATACCATGGCATTGCACACAATGGAGAAAGAACAATGCGGCACAACATGTCACTTCATTGGTGGTCTCCCAAAATGACCAAGGTAATGAAAGATTTCATTAGGCGTTGCATCATTTGTGCAAAAAGCAATCAAGgtccaaaaataaaagtaatgatgaAACACCAGCCACGGCCTACTGGACCCTTTCAGCAAATCCAGATGGATTTCATTCGCCCTCTTCCAAAGAGCCATGGAAAAGAACACTGTCTCGTTCTCATAGACCACTTCACACGCTGGGTAGAAGTTTACCCTGTAGCCTGTGCAAATGCCGCAACCACGGCAAAAATAATCGCATCTGAATTCTGCCCACGCTGGGGCCTTCCCTGCTACATAGACTCAGACCAAGGGACCCACTTCACCGGTAAAGTAATGAAACAGGTATGTTcgtacctgggaatcaaacaaaaattccacTGCCCTTACCATCCTCAAAGTTCAGGTCTGGTCGAAAGAACAAATCGAACACTGAAAGAAAAGCTGACCAAGGTGTTGCTGTCGAAGGGGGGAAGCTGGGTCCAAGGCCTCCCAGCTGCACTCATGGCGATGAGAGCAACCCCTAATGCAGTAACTGAACTGTCTCCCTACGAACTAGTGACTGGCAGAGCCATGTCACTAGCCCCTGGCCTTTGTAAGGGGTCAGAAGACTCTCTTATAGTGGGAGATGCATTGCTGAAGTATTGCCAAAACTTGAATGAAGCGGTGAAAAACCTAACCTCCCAGGCTTTGTCATTACAGACTCTAAAAGATAAACAAAAGGAGGGGGGGCAAGAATCGCAGACATATGAACCTGGACAATGGGTTATGATAAGAGCCCCTCATCCTAGATCTTTCCAACCTCGATGGCAAGGACCACACCAGGTCTTACTAACCTCTGAGACTGCTCTTCGAGTTACAGGCATCCCGGTCTGGATCCACCAATCCCGGACCAAACCATGCCCATCACCCGAAGACCTCAAAAGGCCTGAAGAACTCCCTGCCACGGACGACTGCAGCCTTCACGAATCAGGTGCAAACGTTCCAATTTTTTCACATACTCAACCAAATTGA